One Bacteroidota bacterium genomic window carries:
- the hpt gene encoding hypoxanthine phosphoribosyltransferase, with translation MKEVVLNQKKFRISIPSSEIQLRISSLADQINDDLRNRELVFVVILNGAFMFASDLYRQVTLHSRISFLKMASYQGTSSSGQIKQLIGLNEIIKGKTVVLVEDIVDTGHTLDSALKQLASFEPAEIKIASLLFKPDSYLYHYKIDYLGFSIPNDFIIGYGLDYDGYGRNLNSIYTIIHP, from the coding sequence ATGAAAGAGGTTGTTCTAAACCAGAAAAAATTTCGCATAAGCATTCCTTCGTCGGAAATACAACTGCGCATAAGCAGTCTCGCAGATCAGATTAATGACGATCTCCGCAATCGCGAACTTGTATTTGTTGTCATCTTGAACGGAGCCTTTATGTTTGCCAGCGATTTGTACCGGCAAGTTACACTTCATAGCCGTATTTCTTTTCTAAAAATGGCTTCTTACCAGGGAACTTCCAGCAGTGGACAGATTAAACAACTTATAGGGTTGAACGAAATTATTAAAGGTAAAACCGTTGTGCTGGTAGAGGATATTGTTGATACTGGACATACACTTGACTCGGCATTGAAACAACTTGCAAGTTTCGAGCCTGCCGAAATTAAAATAGCCTCACTGTTGTTCAAGCCCGACTCCTATCTTTATCATTACAAAATTGATTACCTTGGTTTTAGCATCCCTAACGATTTTATCATTGGTTACGGTCTCGATTACGATGGTTATGGAAGAAACCTTAATAGTATTTACACAATTATTCACCCTTAA
- a CDS encoding adenylate kinase yields MLNIVLFGPPGAGKGTQAEMLLEKYQLVHLSTGDILRREIATQTPLGLEAKKAMDKGELVSDQVVIGMIEAKIDANSKARGFIFDGFPRTTAQAIALTTMLQKKDASISAMLALYVDDEELIKRLLLRGKDSGRADDQNRAVIENRIKVYNKETAPVIDYYDQLNKYQAIDGVGSIDEIFSRLCTAIDQIK; encoded by the coding sequence ATGTTAAACATTGTACTCTTTGGCCCTCCGGGTGCAGGCAAAGGAACTCAGGCCGAAATGCTGTTAGAGAAATACCAGTTGGTTCATCTTTCTACTGGCGATATTTTACGACGCGAAATTGCCACACAAACACCCCTGGGCCTCGAAGCAAAAAAAGCAATGGATAAGGGTGAACTGGTTTCCGATCAGGTAGTAATTGGTATGATTGAGGCTAAAATAGATGCCAACAGCAAGGCCAGAGGATTTATCTTCGATGGATTTCCGCGCACAACCGCCCAGGCCATAGCACTCACAACTATGTTACAAAAAAAAGATGCTTCTATAAGTGCCATGCTCGCTTTATATGTGGATGACGAAGAGCTGATAAAAAGACTTTTGCTGCGTGGAAAAGACTCAGGCAGAGCCGATGACCAAAACCGTGCAGTAATAGAAAACCGTATCAAGGTTTACAACAAAGAAACGGCACCTGTAATCGACTACTACGATCAGCTTAACAAATACCAGGCTATAGACGGAGTAGGAAGCATCGATGAAATTTTCAGCCGTTTGTGCACTGCTATCGACCAGATAAAATAA
- the obgE gene encoding GTPase ObgE: MADSNFVDYIKIFCRSGRGGAGSAHFRREKFVPKGGPDGGDGGRGGHVILRGNRNMWTLLHLRYKKHIHAGSGTSGSGAMKTGADGEDVYVEVPLGTIAKNAETGETLFEVTEHDQERILVKGGRGGLGNTHFKSPTNQAPRYAQPGEPEVEGYYILELKILADVGLVGFPNAGKSTLLASISAAKPKIADYAFTTLAPNLGIVPYRNDQSFVMADIPGIIEGAAEGKGLGIRFLRHIERNSTLLFMIPADSKDVAGDYRILLKELEKYNPELLDKKRVLAITKSDLLDKELMDEIRKDLPAIPYIFISSMTGYNTEKLKDLLWQQF; the protein is encoded by the coding sequence ATGGCAGATTCAAATTTTGTTGACTATATAAAAATATTTTGTCGCTCAGGCCGCGGAGGGGCAGGTTCGGCGCATTTCCGACGAGAGAAATTCGTACCAAAAGGAGGACCAGATGGAGGTGATGGTGGAAGAGGCGGTCATGTAATTTTACGCGGCAACCGCAACATGTGGACTCTTTTGCATCTGCGTTACAAAAAACACATTCATGCAGGCAGTGGCACTTCCGGCAGCGGAGCAATGAAAACTGGTGCTGATGGAGAAGATGTGTATGTAGAAGTTCCGCTAGGTACCATCGCCAAAAATGCCGAAACAGGCGAAACTCTGTTCGAAGTAACCGAGCACGACCAGGAGAGAATTTTAGTAAAGGGTGGTCGTGGAGGGCTTGGAAATACGCACTTTAAATCACCCACCAACCAGGCGCCACGCTATGCTCAACCCGGCGAACCCGAGGTGGAGGGTTATTATATTCTTGAATTAAAAATTCTGGCCGATGTAGGATTGGTAGGCTTTCCGAATGCCGGAAAATCGACTTTACTGGCCTCCATATCGGCAGCTAAACCTAAAATCGCCGATTATGCCTTCACAACCCTGGCTCCTAACCTGGGCATTGTACCTTACCGTAACGACCAGTCGTTTGTAATGGCCGATATACCAGGGATTATTGAGGGGGCAGCGGAGGGAAAAGGATTGGGAATAAGATTTCTACGTCATATCGAACGAAATTCGACTCTCCTGTTTATGATTCCTGCCGACTCAAAAGATGTTGCTGGTGATTACCGCATTCTGCTTAAAGAATTGGAGAAATATAACCCAGAACTGCTCGATAAAAAACGTGTGCTGGCAATTACCAAATCCGATCTGCTCGATAAGGAACTAATGGATGAAATTCGCAAAGACCTGCCAGCCATTCCGTATATCTTTATCTCATCGATGACCGGTTACAATACCGAAAAACTCAAGGATTTGCTCTGGCAACAATTTTAA
- a CDS encoding phosphatase PAP2 family protein: MLDKILTLDTNLFLWLNGFHSEAWDKVMWFVSGKTEWIPLYALILAFLIYRYKWKSIPVIIAIVLLITMADQVSSNLIKDNVKRLRPSHVNALKNSIHILNDYRGGPYGFVSSHAANSFALAVFLSLVFRNKWFSAFMVIWAIFVSYSRIYLGVHYPGDILGGALLGALIGWLIYQLLILVQNKLENRKT; encoded by the coding sequence ATGCTCGACAAAATTCTTACCCTCGATACAAACCTGTTTCTTTGGCTCAACGGCTTCCATTCCGAAGCTTGGGATAAGGTCATGTGGTTTGTTTCTGGTAAAACCGAATGGATACCACTCTATGCGCTTATTCTGGCCTTTCTCATCTATCGGTATAAATGGAAAAGCATCCCTGTAATAATTGCCATCGTACTTCTCATTACAATGGCCGATCAGGTCTCGTCGAATCTGATTAAGGACAATGTAAAACGGTTGCGCCCTTCGCATGTGAATGCGCTAAAAAACAGCATTCATATTCTGAATGATTACCGCGGAGGGCCTTATGGATTTGTATCGAGCCATGCAGCCAATAGTTTTGCCCTTGCAGTTTTTCTCTCACTTGTTTTCCGGAATAAATGGTTTAGCGCCTTTATGGTCATTTGGGCCATTTTCGTATCATACAGCCGGATATACCTGGGAGTTCATTACCCTGGTGATATTCTGGGTGGAGCATTGCTTGGAGCGCTGATTGGTTGGTTGATATACCAATTATTGATTTTAGTGCAGAATAAACTGGAAAACAGAAAAACATAA
- a CDS encoding phosphatidylserine decarboxylase family protein, which translates to MKIHREGRIIIPITLILLLVLTVLLHKFFQPLVAAGMLLPFVVITFLVIWFFRIPVRKVIASADKVIAPADGKIVVIEKTTETEYLKRECIQVSIFMSPLNVHQNVYPLSGTVCYTQYHKGKYLVAWHPKSSTENERSTVVVKTASGTEVLFRQIAGAVARRICTYAKVGDKAERGEEFGFIKFGSRVDIFLPTDARILCKVGDISKNKLTVLAELK; encoded by the coding sequence ATGAAAATTCATCGTGAAGGAAGAATCATCATTCCTATTACCCTTATCTTGCTGCTTGTGTTAACCGTATTGTTGCACAAGTTTTTTCAACCTTTGGTGGCTGCAGGCATGTTGTTGCCCTTTGTAGTAATTACTTTTTTAGTAATTTGGTTTTTCAGGATACCTGTTCGCAAAGTGATTGCATCTGCGGATAAAGTGATTGCTCCTGCCGACGGTAAAATTGTGGTCATCGAAAAAACTACCGAAACGGAATACCTGAAACGCGAATGCATTCAAGTGTCGATTTTTATGTCGCCCCTGAATGTGCATCAGAATGTGTATCCTTTGTCGGGTACAGTATGCTATACCCAATACCATAAAGGAAAATATCTTGTGGCCTGGCATCCAAAATCGTCTACCGAAAACGAGCGTTCGACCGTGGTGGTAAAAACAGCCTCTGGTACCGAAGTGCTTTTCCGACAGATAGCCGGAGCTGTTGCACGTCGTATTTGCACCTATGCCAAGGTAGGTGATAAGGCTGAACGGGGCGAAGAGTTTGGCTTTATTAAATTTGGTTCGAGGGTTGATATTTTCCTTCCGACCGATGCCAGGATTCTTTGTAAAGTGGGCGATATATCTAAAAATAAGCTCACTGTGCTGGCTGAGTTAAAATAG
- a CDS encoding phosphatidate cytidylyltransferase has product MKTLHIRSISAIVYVILIAASILLHKSAFASVLLIFNLLAMQEFFAMQKQRSALRIPALTLGSAGFVFSHLVLSFGFNQEWLALLLLIPVILLLFSLFSKQENVLPDLFSAIFGIAYITLPLMLLNHINLKAEGPFSPIIFAMFFIIWANDVFAYLTGMAIGRHKIFERISPKKTWEGFFGGLVASLIVGYLSLSLTGGIELWLWIIISGLIAMASVLGDFAESLLKRTYGVKDSGKLIPGHGGVLDRIDSLLFVVPVLYVCLKIINQIQ; this is encoded by the coding sequence TTGAAAACACTCCATATCCGCAGCATTTCCGCAATTGTGTATGTAATTTTAATAGCAGCCAGCATACTTTTACACAAATCTGCTTTTGCTTCTGTGTTGTTGATTTTTAATCTGCTGGCCATGCAGGAATTTTTTGCCATGCAGAAACAACGATCTGCCTTGCGAATTCCAGCTCTTACTCTTGGTTCAGCAGGATTTGTTTTTTCACACCTTGTTTTGTCTTTTGGATTTAATCAGGAATGGCTTGCACTCTTGCTGTTAATTCCTGTTATTCTTTTATTATTCTCACTTTTTAGTAAACAAGAGAATGTACTCCCTGATTTATTTTCGGCAATATTCGGCATTGCATACATCACTCTGCCTCTTATGTTGCTTAACCACATTAATCTTAAGGCAGAAGGTCCGTTTTCTCCTATCATTTTTGCCATGTTTTTTATTATCTGGGCCAATGATGTATTTGCTTATCTGACAGGCATGGCGATTGGAAGGCATAAAATTTTCGAAAGAATATCGCCAAAGAAAACCTGGGAAGGTTTTTTTGGAGGTTTAGTGGCCTCACTTATTGTTGGGTACCTGAGCTTAAGCCTGACTGGCGGCATTGAACTTTGGCTCTGGATAATCATCAGTGGACTGATAGCGATGGCAAGTGTACTGGGCGATTTTGCAGAGTCGCTATTGAAAAGAACCTATGGGGTAAAAGACTCCGGTAAGCTTATCCCTGGCCATGGTGGTGTGCTCGACCGCATCGATTCGCTGCTTTTTGTAGTGCCGGTGTTATACGTTTGTTTAAAAATAATTAACCAGATACAATGA
- a CDS encoding DUF2007 domain-containing protein — protein MSDEWTLVYSSQFRYHAELVRHMLEDNLITAVIMDKQDSNYGIGNIEVYVRPSEALRARHLISKTEF, from the coding sequence ATGAGCGATGAGTGGACCCTTGTTTATTCCTCGCAATTTCGGTATCATGCCGAACTGGTGAGGCACATGCTTGAGGACAATTTGATTACTGCTGTAATTATGGATAAGCAGGATTCGAACTATGGCATTGGAAACATCGAAGTGTATGTAAGGCCATCTGAGGCTTTACGTGCAAGGCATTTAATTTCAAAAACTGAGTTTTGA
- the ftsH gene encoding ATP-dependent zinc metalloprotease FtsH, with protein sequence MANNDTNSNQNENPQPKNPNPENGFDNFPKKNNNNRFNSYLIPAMIGFTLLLMFFFSGQREPIDTSWKTVRDDFLANKEVEKLTIINQTYVEVTIKADKLDQPKHREVTARGIKQLAKTGPHYKFTIASVDRFTENLDEAQKELPVTDRIEPGAEYRKDMFGEVLGWLLPLAILVIIWVVIFRRMSAGSGGAGGPGGIFNVGKSRAKIFDKETSVKVDFKDVAGLEEAKVEIQEIVEFLKKPKKYTELGGKIPKGALLVGPPGTGKTLLAKAVAGEANVPFFSMSGSDFVEMFVGVGASRVRDLFKQAKDKAPCIIFIDEIDAIGRARGKNPNMGANDERENTLNQLLTEMDGFATNTGVIVLAATNRADILDRALLRAGRFDRQIHVELPDLNERRDIFKVHLRPIKLDKKVDVEFLAKQTPGFSGADIANVCNESALIAARKNKQVVEKQDFLDAVDRIVGGLERKNKIITRQEKRTIAFHEAGHATVSWLLEHANPLVKVTIIPRGKALGAAWYLPEERQITTKEQLLDEMCATLGGRASEEINFNRFSTGALNDLERVTKQAYAMVSYFGLSEKIGHLSFYDSSGQGEFAFTKPYSEKTAELIDEETKKIISQQYQRAIKTLKENKEGLVKLGDRLLEKEVLFAEDLEEIFGPRKMVPEEQIGLFTNGDNKLAPAQEVKPEIVVKTKPVRKPAVSKPKAVTRKKKEE encoded by the coding sequence ATGGCAAACAACGATACCAACAGCAACCAAAACGAGAATCCTCAACCGAAGAATCCAAATCCGGAAAATGGGTTTGACAATTTTCCGAAGAAAAATAACAATAACCGCTTCAACTCGTACCTGATTCCGGCCATGATTGGCTTTACCTTGCTGCTGATGTTTTTCTTCAGTGGCCAGCGCGAACCTATCGATACAAGCTGGAAAACAGTGCGAGATGACTTTTTGGCCAACAAAGAGGTAGAAAAGCTTACCATTATTAACCAGACCTATGTCGAAGTTACTATAAAAGCCGATAAGCTCGATCAGCCCAAGCACCGTGAAGTTACTGCCCGGGGTATCAAGCAGCTTGCTAAAACAGGCCCTCACTATAAATTTACCATTGCTTCAGTGGATCGGTTTACCGAAAACCTCGACGAAGCACAAAAGGAACTACCAGTTACAGATCGCATCGAACCCGGAGCAGAATATCGAAAAGATATGTTTGGCGAAGTGTTGGGATGGTTATTACCGCTTGCCATTCTGGTGATAATCTGGGTAGTCATTTTCCGCAGAATGAGTGCTGGCTCAGGTGGAGCGGGTGGTCCTGGCGGAATATTCAATGTAGGCAAATCGCGCGCGAAGATTTTCGATAAAGAAACCAGCGTAAAAGTCGATTTTAAAGATGTTGCCGGCCTCGAAGAAGCCAAAGTGGAGATTCAGGAAATTGTTGAATTCCTTAAGAAACCCAAGAAATACACCGAATTGGGAGGAAAGATTCCGAAAGGAGCTTTGTTGGTAGGCCCTCCAGGTACAGGGAAAACACTCCTGGCGAAGGCAGTAGCCGGCGAAGCCAATGTGCCTTTTTTCAGTATGTCGGGTTCCGATTTTGTGGAAATGTTTGTAGGTGTGGGCGCCTCAAGGGTGCGAGACCTCTTTAAGCAGGCTAAGGATAAGGCTCCGTGCATTATCTTTATCGATGAGATTGATGCCATAGGCCGTGCCCGTGGTAAAAACCCCAACATGGGGGCCAATGATGAGCGGGAAAACACACTAAATCAGTTACTCACCGAAATGGATGGTTTTGCTACCAACACAGGAGTAATTGTTCTGGCAGCCACCAACCGTGCCGACATTCTCGACCGTGCTCTTCTGCGTGCTGGTCGTTTCGACCGTCAGATTCATGTGGAACTTCCCGACTTAAACGAACGAAGAGATATCTTCAAGGTACACCTTCGCCCCATTAAACTCGATAAAAAAGTCGACGTAGAATTTCTGGCCAAACAAACCCCTGGTTTTTCAGGTGCCGATATTGCCAATGTGTGCAACGAGTCGGCACTGATTGCGGCCCGAAAAAACAAACAGGTAGTTGAAAAGCAAGACTTCCTCGATGCTGTCGATCGCATTGTAGGTGGTCTTGAGCGCAAAAATAAAATCATAACCCGTCAGGAAAAGCGAACCATTGCCTTTCATGAAGCTGGCCATGCAACGGTAAGCTGGTTGCTCGAACATGCCAATCCGCTGGTGAAAGTGACTATTATACCCAGGGGTAAGGCTCTTGGGGCAGCCTGGTACCTGCCGGAAGAAAGACAGATTACAACCAAAGAACAACTCCTCGACGAAATGTGCGCCACACTTGGTGGACGGGCTTCGGAAGAAATCAATTTCAACCGTTTTTCAACAGGCGCCTTAAATGACCTCGAACGGGTTACCAAACAGGCGTATGCTATGGTTTCTTATTTTGGCTTAAGTGAAAAAATTGGTCACCTGAGTTTCTATGACTCCTCCGGACAGGGTGAGTTTGCTTTTACAAAGCCTTATAGCGAAAAAACTGCCGAGTTAATTGATGAGGAAACGAAGAAAATAATCTCTCAACAATATCAGCGTGCGATAAAAACTTTAAAGGAAAATAAAGAAGGCTTGGTAAAATTAGGAGATCGACTGCTTGAGAAGGAAGTGCTTTTTGCCGAAGACCTGGAAGAAATTTTTGGTCCCCGGAAAATGGTTCCTGAGGAACAGATCGGCCTTTTTACCAATGGTGACAACAAATTGGCACCAGCTCAGGAAGTTAAACCAGAAATTGTTGTAAAAACTAAGCCAGTACGAAAACCTGCCGTAAGTAAACCTAAGGCGGTTACCCGTAAGAAAAAGGAAGAATAA
- the rsfS gene encoding ribosome silencing factor, translating into MENNNLLVNTIVEGILDKKGREIVLLNLEKVGNAYNNHFIICQAESNTQVSAIAESVERKVKESLKIKVHHREGLENSIWVLLDFYDVLVHVFQTDYRKYYRLEELWGDAQISRIEESFI; encoded by the coding sequence TTGGAGAACAACAATTTACTAGTTAACACAATCGTCGAGGGAATTCTCGACAAAAAAGGGAGAGAAATCGTTCTTTTGAATCTTGAAAAAGTCGGAAACGCCTATAATAATCACTTTATAATTTGTCAGGCCGAATCGAATACACAAGTGAGTGCCATTGCCGAATCGGTGGAACGAAAAGTAAAGGAAAGCTTAAAAATAAAGGTACACCACCGCGAGGGGCTTGAGAATTCAATCTGGGTTTTACTGGATTTTTACGACGTACTTGTACACGTTTTTCAAACCGATTATAGAAAGTACTACCGATTGGAAGAATTATGGGGCGATGCCCAAATATCGCGTATAGAAGAGAGTTTTATATAA
- a CDS encoding biotin--[acetyl-CoA-carboxylase] ligase, with translation MAWKIIELETCSSTSTMVKQYLQAGTLADKTAIMAAFQDSGRGQGDHSWHSKPHENLLVSFFRETNFAASESFFLTMITSLAVRNLLNNLGIDCQIKWPNDIYFQYKKIAGILIENSLLRDRIIHTIAGIGLNVNQTEFPEEIPNPVSMKNIHENTFPVKELCLSLTQHIDTLWEDFEKGKKDIIYHEYVSLIYRLKEWHPYGLKNRILNGRILGVEPNGRLLFETSEGQLLHLEFGEISYLL, from the coding sequence ATGGCATGGAAAATTATTGAATTAGAAACCTGCAGCTCGACCAGCACAATGGTAAAGCAGTACTTGCAGGCCGGAACCCTTGCTGACAAGACAGCCATTATGGCAGCCTTTCAGGATTCTGGACGCGGACAGGGAGATCATAGCTGGCATAGTAAGCCACACGAAAATCTTCTGGTATCGTTTTTCAGAGAAACCAACTTTGCTGCTTCCGAAAGTTTTTTCCTTACCATGATTACCTCTTTGGCCGTCAGGAATCTACTGAATAACCTGGGAATAGACTGCCAGATTAAATGGCCCAACGATATTTATTTTCAATATAAAAAAATCGCCGGAATCCTGATCGAAAATTCCCTGCTGCGTGATAGAATTATCCATACCATTGCGGGCATTGGCTTAAATGTCAACCAAACCGAATTTCCCGAAGAAATTCCAAATCCGGTTTCGATGAAAAACATTCATGAGAATACATTTCCGGTAAAAGAGTTGTGTCTTAGCCTTACTCAACATATCGATACACTCTGGGAGGACTTCGAGAAAGGCAAAAAAGATATTATTTACCACGAGTATGTGTCCTTAATCTACCGACTAAAAGAATGGCACCCCTATGGGCTAAAAAATAGAATTTTAAATGGTCGTATTCTTGGGGTAGAACCCAATGGTCGGCTGCTTTTCGAGACAAGTGAGGGGCAATTGTTGCACCTGGAATTTGGAGAAATATCTTATCTATTATAG
- a CDS encoding orotate phosphoribosyltransferase, giving the protein MNKRQQEIAQLLLQIKAIKLNPATPFAWASGWKSPIYCDNRKTLSFPEVRNVIRDAFAEIIREKYPQAEGIVGVATGAIAHGILVADVLGLPFLYVRSSAKDHGMQNLIEGDYKVGGRYVVVEDLISTGGSSLKAVDALRQAGCEVLGMVAIFTYNFPAANEKFSANQCTLDTLSHYDALIEQALHSGYVKASEVEILRKWRLSPDTWMQ; this is encoded by the coding sequence ATGAATAAGCGTCAGCAGGAAATCGCTCAATTGCTCCTACAAATTAAGGCAATTAAATTAAATCCGGCAACCCCTTTCGCCTGGGCTTCAGGCTGGAAATCGCCCATCTATTGCGATAACCGAAAGACACTTTCTTTCCCGGAGGTGCGAAATGTCATACGCGATGCTTTTGCAGAAATCATCCGAGAGAAATATCCGCAGGCCGAAGGTATTGTAGGCGTTGCCACAGGAGCCATTGCCCATGGCATACTGGTGGCCGATGTACTGGGTTTGCCTTTTTTGTATGTGCGCTCCAGTGCCAAAGACCATGGCATGCAAAACCTCATCGAGGGCGATTATAAAGTGGGTGGGAGGTATGTGGTCGTCGAAGACCTGATTTCTACCGGAGGCAGCAGCCTGAAGGCTGTGGATGCCTTACGCCAGGCAGGATGCGAAGTGCTGGGTATGGTAGCTATTTTTACCTATAATTTTCCAGCTGCCAACGAAAAATTTTCTGCAAATCAATGTACCCTCGATACCCTCAGTCATTACGATGCACTGATTGAACAGGCTTTACACAGTGGTTATGTAAAGGCTTCCGAGGTCGAAATCCTTCGTAAGTGGCGTTTATCTCCCGATACCTGGATGCAATAG
- a CDS encoding NUDIX domain-containing protein — MYKVFFNDRAIYLTDDFSKTFQERYGLFFKYKDEGDLEEIIDIYSKLTTIKSLFLFHYDIDHLREDFRKCFCSIDAAGGVVRNSKNEFLFIYRRGKWDLPKGKVDKDENYQQAALREVMEETGLNNLQIKKPLLSTYHTYPYKKGLALKKTYWFEMEHTGRETPVPETGEDISEVRWFKAKDLHIPLADTYALVKDIFVYLGVKEADVS, encoded by the coding sequence ATGTATAAAGTTTTTTTTAACGACAGGGCCATTTACCTTACCGACGATTTCTCCAAAACATTCCAGGAGCGATATGGCCTGTTTTTTAAATACAAAGACGAAGGTGACCTGGAAGAAATTATTGACATTTATTCAAAACTCACCACCATCAAATCGCTCTTTCTTTTCCATTACGACATTGACCATCTGCGTGAGGACTTTCGCAAATGCTTTTGTAGCATCGATGCGGCCGGAGGGGTTGTAAGAAACAGTAAAAATGAATTCCTGTTCATATACAGGCGGGGTAAATGGGATTTGCCCAAGGGTAAGGTCGATAAAGACGAGAACTACCAGCAAGCCGCTCTAAGGGAAGTAATGGAAGAAACCGGACTGAATAACTTGCAAATAAAAAAGCCATTGCTCTCGACCTATCATACATATCCCTACAAAAAAGGCCTTGCCCTTAAAAAAACCTACTGGTTTGAGATGGAACATACTGGCAGGGAAACACCTGTGCCAGAAACAGGAGAAGACATATCGGAAGTGCGCTGGTTTAAGGCGAAAGACCTGCATATTCCATTAGCAGACACCTATGCGCTGGTAAAGGATATTTTTGTCTATTTGGGGGTAAAGGAGGCCGATGTTTCATGA
- a CDS encoding flippase-like domain-containing protein, producing the protein MKNSKWIFRILLYLSLVLLIVYLVKLDYLSFQTITFSWQWLIVSTLLLWIGFFLSTVSWQRALTYHGYKIDTRLALISHGLSVFAKYLPGKIWMILGRAAYVGNQRNVGVSELSFVSLKEQILYILIGLLISFLPAVFFFQHQYWVWIILLTALALGLVLFVQPLHQFAERIMAKILRKKVLLPVISIKLSLRLGIYILLYWTFFSLGFYFLIQSLSTEASLVHAFAFPLAVSYGVLALFTPGGIGVREGILSAFLAATGLGLQEAITISALSRLWFISGEVFIFLLALAAKYLKK; encoded by the coding sequence ATGAAAAACTCCAAATGGATATTCCGTATTCTACTCTACCTTTCCCTTGTGTTATTAATTGTATACCTTGTAAAACTTGATTACTTAAGTTTTCAGACGATAACTTTCAGCTGGCAATGGCTAATCGTATCAACCCTCTTACTTTGGATAGGTTTTTTCTTAAGCACTGTGAGCTGGCAAAGAGCCCTCACTTATCATGGCTATAAAATAGATACCCGATTAGCTTTGATTTCGCATGGACTCTCAGTTTTTGCCAAATACCTGCCGGGTAAAATATGGATGATTTTGGGCAGGGCGGCCTATGTGGGCAACCAGAGAAATGTCGGTGTCAGCGAATTGTCTTTTGTGTCGCTGAAGGAACAGATTCTTTACATCTTAATAGGTTTGCTGATTTCATTTCTGCCCGCTGTGTTTTTCTTTCAACATCAATATTGGGTCTGGATTATTTTGCTCACGGCCCTTGCACTTGGTCTTGTCTTGTTTGTTCAGCCTTTGCACCAATTTGCAGAAAGAATAATGGCGAAAATATTACGAAAGAAAGTTCTTCTTCCAGTAATTAGCATTAAGCTTTCGCTTCGTCTTGGCATTTATATCTTACTCTATTGGACTTTTTTCTCCTTAGGATTTTATTTTCTGATACAATCACTCAGCACAGAAGCCAGTCTGGTGCATGCCTTTGCCTTTCCGCTTGCAGTAAGTTACGGGGTGCTTGCCTTGTTTACGCCAGGAGGAATCGGAGTAAGAGAAGGTATCTTATCGGCTTTCCTGGCAGCTACCGGATTGGGTTTGCAGGAAGCCATTACCATATCAGCCCTCTCACGACTATGGTTTATTAGCGGCGAAGTTTTTATTTTTCTGCTGGCTTTAGCTGCCAAATACCTAAAAAAGTAG